The Planctellipticum variicoloris DNA window GTCGCGTCCGCAGAGGAGCCCGCAGCGCCGCGCGGTTCGTTGATGTTGATCGGCGGTTCCGAGCGGGACTCGAACGAGCTGCTGTGGTCGGAGCTGACTCGACTGGCGGGGGGCAAAGGGGGGAAGGTGGCGGTCTTTCCGACGGCCAGTTCCTTTCCCGAGCGGACTGGCCGGCTGTTCGCCGCTCACCTGCGGACGCTGGGTCTCGAACCGTTCGTCGTCCCAGCCTCTCCGTTCCTGCCGGACGTGGATGACCGTCAGGTGGTCCGCGACCCGGAGTGGATCGAGCGGGTCAGAGGGGCGGATGCGGTGTTCCTCGCCGGCGGCGAACAGGCCCGCTATCGCCGGGTACTGGTGGGGGAGGATGGCGTTGAAACGCCGCTGCTGCAGGCGATCCGGCACGTCTATCAGCGGGGGGGGCTCGTTGCCGGGACGAGCGCCGGGACGGCGATTATGAGCCGGATCATGTTCATTGATGCGGAGCAGATACTGCCCGTACTGCAGCACGGCGCCCGGATGGGGCGGGAGGTCGATCGCGGGCTGGGTTTTCTGCCGACGGACTGGTTTGTCGACCAGCATTTTCTGACGCGCGGCCGGTTCGGCCGGTCGCTGGTGGCGATGCAGACGTATGGCTTTCCGTATGGACTGGGCATCGACGAGGACACGGCGCTGGTGATCGAACAGGGCCAGCGGGCGCGCGTCGTCGGCTATCGTGGCGTCGTCGTCATGGACGCTTCCACCGCCGTGATTGATTCTGACGAGCCGCGATTCAACACCAGGAACATTCTGCTGCACTATCTCAGTCACGGCGACACCCTTGATCTCCGCGGGCGGCAGGTCGGCGTGGCGACTCAAAAGCGAGACGAACACCGGATCGATCCGCGGGCGCCGGGCTTCAAGCCGTACTACCAGCACAAGCAGTTCTACAGCGATATCTTCGGCAACACGCAGTTGCTGGACCTGATGTACAAGCTTGTCGACAGCCCCCACGAGGAGGCAATCGGTCTGGCGTTCGACGGCGCTGCCGCCCGCGAGGGATCGACGCCCGGCTTCGAATTCCGGTTTCAACGCGGCCCGGGGACGGTGAGCTGGGAATCGCCGGAGGCAATCGGGGATCCTTATACCGTTCTCAACGTCCGGCTCGACATCCGCCCGATCGCGATCCAGGGACCGCTCTATCGGTGAGGCCCCAATTCCTGTGGCTGTCTTATGCAGTGGGGAACGATATCGGGTGGCTGGGGTCGGTCGCTTTGGGCCGCCCCCAGCGAGGTGGCAAGAATCTGGGGGCTCGAAGACTCGACCCCAGTCACCCAGTTGCTCCAAGAGAAAATCCGCAGATTCGACGTTACGACACTACGGCGTCGGTCGCCCCAGCAGACCCCAATAGGCGTTGGCTTCCGGCGTCATCAGTTCGCGAAACGTCCGCACGATCGTCTGCCGGCCGAAGTCGAGGCCGTCGAGGAGCCCGGTCTCGCAGTCGGTCGCCGGGCCGGCGCTTCGCAGCGACAGCCAGAGGCAGTCGGGCTGACCTTCGACGGCTGGTCCCTGCGAGACGTCCGCGGTCAATTCACCTCGATCGTCGCGGAGCGGCCAGGTCCAGCGCAGCGAGAGTTGACTGACGCCTGTCGCGGACGTGGGAATCTGCAGTGGCGGAATCAGCCGGCAGAAGGTCCAGTCGGCGGGAGTCTGCCAGACGGTTCCCTGAGGGATGCGATTGATGTAGCCGACGCTCCACGCGGCAGCTTTC harbors:
- a CDS encoding cyanophycinase, whose amino-acid sequence is MSGHTVCVLVCGCCLLLPAAVASAEEPAAPRGSLMLIGGSERDSNELLWSELTRLAGGKGGKVAVFPTASSFPERTGRLFAAHLRTLGLEPFVVPASPFLPDVDDRQVVRDPEWIERVRGADAVFLAGGEQARYRRVLVGEDGVETPLLQAIRHVYQRGGLVAGTSAGTAIMSRIMFIDAEQILPVLQHGARMGREVDRGLGFLPTDWFVDQHFLTRGRFGRSLVAMQTYGFPYGLGIDEDTALVIEQGQRARVVGYRGVVVMDASTAVIDSDEPRFNTRNILLHYLSHGDTLDLRGRQVGVATQKRDEHRIDPRAPGFKPYYQHKQFYSDIFGNTQLLDLMYKLVDSPHEEAIGLAFDGAAAREGSTPGFEFRFQRGPGTVSWESPEAIGDPYTVLNVRLDIRPIAIQGPLYR